One Mixta gaviniae genomic window carries:
- a CDS encoding Gfo/Idh/MocA family protein, protein MTVKIGVVGLGGIAQKAWLPVLARAEGWTLTGGFSPNQQKAQQVCDSYRMRCYGQLDALAADCDAVFVHSSTASHYRVVRELLERGVDVCVDKPLAETLGEAEALVELAQRRGRKLMVGFNRRFAPRYQQLKAALHQPASIRMEKHRSDSVGPHDLRFTLLDDYLHVVDTALWLAEGKVRLQHGHIQTTEAGEMLYGEHHFSVGATQVTTSMHRRAGTQRESVSAIADGGVWQLDEMRDWRHEADGRCIIEPPPAWQTTQALRGFDGAARHFIACVQNQTMPETSGEQALRAQRIVEKLWRDLERE, encoded by the coding sequence ATGACGGTAAAGATTGGGGTGGTGGGGTTAGGCGGCATCGCGCAAAAGGCCTGGCTGCCGGTGCTGGCGCGCGCCGAGGGCTGGACGCTGACGGGCGGCTTTTCGCCGAACCAGCAGAAGGCGCAGCAGGTATGTGACAGCTACCGTATGCGCTGCTACGGGCAGCTTGACGCGCTGGCGGCGGACTGCGACGCGGTGTTTGTCCACAGCAGCACCGCCAGCCACTATCGTGTGGTGCGCGAGCTGCTGGAGCGGGGCGTCGATGTTTGCGTCGACAAACCGCTGGCAGAGACGCTCGGCGAGGCGGAGGCGCTGGTGGAGCTGGCGCAGCGGCGCGGCCGCAAGCTAATGGTCGGCTTTAATCGCCGCTTCGCACCGCGCTATCAGCAGCTGAAAGCCGCGCTGCATCAGCCCGCCTCGATCCGCATGGAGAAGCACCGCAGCGACAGCGTCGGCCCGCACGATCTGCGCTTTACCCTGCTGGATGACTATCTGCACGTGGTGGATACCGCGCTCTGGCTGGCGGAAGGCAAGGTCAGGCTACAACATGGCCACATTCAGACCACCGAGGCGGGAGAGATGCTCTATGGCGAACATCATTTCAGCGTCGGCGCAACCCAGGTAACCACCAGCATGCACCGGCGCGCCGGCACGCAGCGCGAGTCGGTAAGCGCTATCGCCGACGGCGGTGTCTGGCAGCTGGATGAGATGCGCGACTGGCGGCATGAAGCTGACGGCCGATGCATTATCGAGCCGCCGCCCGCCTGGCAGACCACACAGGCCTTGCGCGGTTTCGACGGCGCGGCGCGTCATTTCATCGCCTGCGTGCAAAATCAGACAATGCCGGAAACCAGCGGCGAGCAGGCGCTCCGGGCGCAGCGCATCGTGGAAAAACTCTGGCGCGACCTGGAGCGGGAATAA
- the murJ gene encoding murein biosynthesis integral membrane protein MurJ, producing MNLLKSLAAVSSMTLFSRVLGFARDAIVARVFGAGMATDAFFVAFKLPNLLRRIFAEGAFSQAFVPILAEYKSKQGEEATRVFVAYVSGLLTLALALITFLGMLAAPWVIMVTAPGFADTADKFALSSSLLRITFPYILLISLASLVGAILNTWNRFSVPAFAPTLLNISMIGFALFGAPHFHPPVLALAWAVVVGGVLQLGYQLPHLKKIGMLVLPRLNLKDAGVWRVLRQMGPAILGVSVSQISLIINTIFASFLVSGSVSWMYYADRLMEFPSGVLGVALGTILLPSLSRSFASGNHDEYSRLMDWGLRLCFLLALPSAVALGILSGPLTVALFQYGKFTAFDAAMTQRALIAYSVGLMGLIVVKVLAPGFYSRQDIKTPVKIAIVTLIMTQLMNLAFIGPLKHAGLSLSIGLAACLNGALLFWQLRKKQIFQPQPGWFGFLLRLVLAVVVMAGVLVAMLMAMPAWDIGSMPYRLARLAAVCAVGGGAYFAVLALLGFRPRDFARRSVA from the coding sequence ATGAATTTGTTGAAATCCCTGGCGGCGGTCAGCTCTATGACGCTGTTCTCACGCGTGCTGGGCTTTGCCCGCGATGCGATTGTGGCGCGGGTGTTCGGAGCCGGGATGGCTACCGACGCCTTTTTTGTCGCCTTTAAACTTCCCAATCTGCTGCGCCGCATCTTTGCCGAAGGCGCATTTTCACAGGCGTTCGTGCCGATCCTGGCGGAGTATAAAAGCAAGCAGGGCGAAGAGGCGACACGCGTGTTCGTCGCCTATGTCTCCGGGCTGTTGACGCTGGCGCTGGCGCTGATCACTTTTCTCGGCATGCTCGCCGCCCCCTGGGTGATCATGGTCACCGCGCCGGGCTTTGCCGATACCGCCGATAAGTTCGCGCTCTCCAGCAGCCTGCTGCGTATCACCTTTCCCTATATTCTGCTGATCTCACTCGCCTCGCTGGTGGGGGCGATCCTCAACACCTGGAACCGCTTTTCCGTGCCGGCCTTCGCGCCCACGCTGCTGAATATCAGCATGATCGGCTTCGCGCTGTTCGGCGCGCCGCACTTCCACCCACCGGTGTTGGCACTGGCCTGGGCGGTGGTGGTCGGCGGCGTGCTGCAGCTTGGCTATCAGCTGCCGCACCTGAAGAAAATCGGCATGCTGGTGCTGCCGCGTCTCAACCTGAAGGATGCAGGCGTCTGGCGCGTGCTGCGCCAGATGGGGCCGGCGATCCTCGGCGTGTCCGTCAGCCAGATATCGCTGATCATCAATACCATCTTCGCCTCTTTCCTGGTCTCCGGCTCGGTCTCCTGGATGTACTATGCCGACCGCCTGATGGAGTTTCCTTCCGGCGTGCTGGGCGTGGCGCTGGGCACCATTCTGCTGCCGTCGCTGTCACGTAGCTTCGCCAGCGGCAACCATGATGAATATTCGCGTCTGATGGACTGGGGGCTGCGCCTCTGCTTCCTGCTGGCGCTGCCGAGCGCGGTGGCGCTGGGTATTCTCTCCGGGCCGCTTACCGTGGCGCTGTTTCAGTACGGCAAATTCACCGCCTTTGACGCCGCGATGACGCAGCGCGCGCTGATCGCCTATTCGGTCGGCCTGATGGGGCTGATCGTGGTGAAGGTGTTGGCGCCGGGCTTCTATTCGCGCCAGGACATCAAAACGCCGGTGAAAATCGCCATCGTTACGCTGATTATGACCCAGCTGATGAACCTGGCCTTTATCGGCCCGCTGAAACATGCCGGGCTGTCGCTGTCGATCGGCCTGGCCGCCTGTCTGAACGGCGCGCTGCTCTTCTGGCAGCTGCGTAAAAAGCAGATTTTTCAGCCGCAGCCGGGCTGGTTCGGCTTCTTGCTGCGTCTGGTGCTGGCGGTGGTGGTGATGGCGGGCGTGCTGGTGGCGATGCTGATGGCGATGCCCGCCTGGGATATCGGCAGCATGCCATACCGGCTGGCGCGGCTGGCGGCGGTCTGCGCGGTGGGCGGTGGCGCCTACTTCGCGGTACTGGCGCTGCTGGGCTTCCGCCCGCGCGACTTCGCCCGTCGCTCGGTGGCCTGA
- the rimJ gene encoding ribosomal protein S5-alanine N-acetyltransferase, which produces MFGYRSAAPKVRLTTDRLVVRLVHERDAWRLADYYAENRAFLKPWEPVRDESHCYPSGWQARLGLITDMHKQGSAFYFIVMDPEEKEVRGVANFSNVLRGSFHACYLGYSLGEKWQGQGMMFEALQAAIRYMQRQQRMHRIMANYMPHNQRSGDLLARLGFEKEGYAKDYLLIDGRWQDHVLTALTCRDWTPERRG; this is translated from the coding sequence ATGTTTGGCTATCGTTCCGCCGCGCCGAAAGTGCGCCTGACCACCGATCGGCTGGTAGTACGTCTTGTTCATGAGCGCGATGCATGGCGGCTGGCTGATTATTATGCTGAAAACCGCGCTTTCCTTAAGCCCTGGGAACCGGTGCGCGACGAGAGCCACTGTTATCCTTCCGGCTGGCAGGCGCGCCTGGGGTTGATTACCGATATGCATAAGCAGGGCAGCGCTTTTTACTTTATCGTGATGGATCCCGAGGAGAAAGAGGTGCGCGGCGTCGCCAATTTTAGCAATGTGCTGCGCGGCTCGTTTCACGCCTGCTATCTCGGCTACTCGCTGGGCGAAAAGTGGCAGGGGCAGGGCATGATGTTTGAAGCGCTACAGGCGGCGATTCGCTATATGCAGCGTCAGCAGCGCATGCATCGCATCATGGCCAACTATATGCCGCATAATCAGCGCAGTGGCGATCTGCTGGCGCGCCTGGGTTTTGAAAAAGAGGGCTACGCCAAAGATTATTTGCTGATCGACGGCCGCTGGCAGGATCACGTGCTGACCGCGCTGACCTGCCGCGACTGGACGCCGGAGCGGCGCGGCTGA
- the mdtH gene encoding multidrug efflux MFS transporter MdtH → MACVARARRLGRVFLLVDNMLVVLGFFVVFPLISIRFVDQLGWAAIMVGIALGLRQLVQQGLGVFGGAIADRFGAKPMIVSGMLLRAAGFATMAMAHEPWVLWFSCLLSGLGGTLFDPPRTALVVKLIRPEARGRFFSLLMMQDSAGAVLGALIGSWLLAWDFRLVCWAGALVFVLAALFNALLLPAWRISTVPTPMREGLSRVLKDRRFCTYVLTLTGYYMLAVQVMLMLPIMVNQVAGSASAVKWMYAIEATLSLTLLYPIARWSEKRFRLQHRLMAGLLLMTLSLLPVGLTDSLQQLFVLISLFYIGSIIAEPARETLGAELASARARGSYLGFSRLGLALGGALGYTGGGWMFDAGRELAMPELPWLMLGSVGMATLLALWWQFQPRAAAPAMLSGG, encoded by the coding sequence ATGGCTTGTGTTGCGCGTGCCCGGCGTCTGGGGCGAGTTTTTCTGCTGGTCGACAATATGCTGGTGGTGCTGGGCTTTTTTGTCGTTTTTCCGCTGATTTCTATTCGTTTCGTCGACCAGCTGGGCTGGGCGGCGATCATGGTGGGCATCGCGCTCGGGCTGCGTCAGCTGGTGCAGCAGGGGCTGGGCGTCTTCGGCGGCGCTATCGCCGACCGCTTCGGCGCCAAACCGATGATCGTCAGCGGCATGCTGCTGCGCGCCGCCGGCTTCGCGACGATGGCGATGGCGCACGAGCCCTGGGTTCTCTGGTTCTCCTGCCTGCTCTCCGGCCTCGGCGGCACGCTGTTCGATCCCCCGCGCACCGCGCTGGTGGTGAAACTGATCCGGCCCGAGGCGCGCGGCCGCTTCTTTTCGCTGCTGATGATGCAGGACAGCGCCGGCGCGGTGCTGGGGGCGCTGATCGGCAGCTGGCTGCTCGCCTGGGATTTCCGCCTGGTCTGTTGGGCCGGCGCGCTGGTGTTTGTGCTGGCCGCGCTGTTTAACGCCCTGCTGCTGCCCGCATGGCGCATCTCTACCGTACCGACACCGATGCGCGAAGGGTTGAGCCGCGTGCTGAAGGATCGCCGCTTCTGCACCTATGTGCTGACCCTGACCGGCTATTACATGCTGGCGGTACAGGTGATGCTGATGCTGCCGATTATGGTGAACCAGGTCGCCGGCAGCGCCAGCGCGGTGAAATGGATGTACGCCATCGAAGCCACGCTGTCGCTAACGCTGCTCTATCCTATCGCCCGCTGGAGTGAAAAACGCTTTCGCCTGCAGCATCGTCTGATGGCGGGGCTGCTGCTGATGACCCTTAGCCTGCTGCCGGTAGGCCTGACCGACTCGCTGCAGCAGCTGTTTGTGCTGATCAGCCTGTTCTATATCGGTTCGATCATTGCCGAACCGGCGCGGGAAACCCTCGGCGCCGAACTGGCCAGCGCGCGGGCGCGCGGCAGCTATCTCGGCTTCAGCCGGCTGGGGCTGGCGCTCGGCGGCGCGCTCGGCTACACCGGCGGCGGCTGGATGTTCGACGCCGGCCGCGAGCTGGCGATGCCGGAACTGCCGTGGCTGATGCTCGGCAGCGTAGGCATGGCGACGCTGCTGGCGCTCTGGTGGCAGTTTCAGCCGCGCGCCGCAGCGCCGGCGATGCTCAGCGGCGGCTGA